In the Telopea speciosissima isolate NSW1024214 ecotype Mountain lineage chromosome 2, Tspe_v1, whole genome shotgun sequence genome, one interval contains:
- the LOC122652273 gene encoding protein DETOXIFICATION 18-like isoform X1: MGSIKTPLLENGGEEEIKKKGWGEVVDMEEAKMQVCFAVPMILTNVSYYCITLISVMFAGHIGDLELAASTLANSWAVVTGFALMTGLSGSLETLCGQGYGARLYRMMGIYLQSSIIIAFFFSVMVSALWFYSEPILILLHQEPQVSKMAAIYMKHLIPGLFAYGFLQCILRFLQTQTVIIPLVVCSVVPLAIHVGITYTLVVLTPLGFRGAPLAATISLWISFLMLALYVNYADKFKHTWEGFLMESFHYVLPSLKLAVPSAVMVCLEYWAFEILVLIAGLLPNSETSTSLIAMCVNTEAVIFNITYGFSAAVSTRVSNELGAGNTDRAKNSITVTFKLSIILALTVILALAFGHDIWASCFTNSSIIKREFASMTPLLAFSILFDSAQGILSGVSRGCGWQHLAAWTNLATFYGVGMPIAVLLGFKTGLHAKGLWIGLICGLFCQSCSLLVITVRTKWEKINLFVENGNAQSVLV, encoded by the exons ATGGGTTCGATTAAAACACCGTTATTGGAGAATGGTGgagaagaggaaataaagaagaaaggatGGGGGGAGGTGGTGGACATGGAGGAGGCGAAGATGCAGGTTTGCTTTGCTGTTCCAATGATCCTTACAAACGTTTCTTACTATTGCATCACCTTGATCTCCGTCATGTTCGCTGGCCACATTGGCGATCTTGAGCTCGCTGCTTCCACCCTTGCTAACTCCTGGGCTGTGGTCACCGGTTTCGCTCTCATG ACTGGTCTAAGTGGGTCACTTGAGACACTCTGTGGACAAGGTTATGGTGCAAGGTTATATAGAATGATGGGAATTTATCTACAATCTTCAATCATAAtagctttcttcttctctgtgaTGGTATCTGCTTTATGGTTCTATTCAGAACCCATATTGATTTTGCTTCATCAAGAACCTCAAGTATCAAAAATGGCTGCCATATACATGAAGCACTTGATCCCAGGGCTGTTTGCTTATGGCTTCCTACAATGCATCCTCAGGTTTCTCCAGACACAGACTGTCATAATACCACTAGTTGTATGCTCAGTAGTTCCATTAGCCATCCATGTCGGCATCACATATACATTGGTTGTCCTCACACCTCTGGGATTCAGGGGAGCACCATTGGCAGCTACCATATCACTATGGATATCATTTCTAATGTTGGCTCTCTATGTGAACTATGCCGACAAATTCAAGCATACATGGGAAGGGTTTTTAATGGAATCATTCCACTATGTACTTCCAAGCTTGAAGTTAGCTGTTCCTTCTGCTGTTATGGTATG CTTAGAGTACTGGGCTTTTGAAATTTTGGTGTTAATAGCAGGATTGTTGCCTAATTCAGAAACCAGCACATCACTGATAGCAATGTG CGTGAATACGGAAGCTGTTATCTTCAACATTACTTATGGTTTCAGTGCTGCTGTTAG CACACGAGTTTCAAATGAATTGGGAGCTGGTAATACAGATCGAGCAAAGAATTCTATCACAGTGACCTTCAAGCTTTCTATCATTCTGGCTCTTACAGTTATTCTAGCCTTAGCATTTGGCCACGATATCTGGGCAAGCTGCTTCACCAATAGTTCTATAATAAAGAGAGAATTTGCTTCCATGACCCCATTGCTTGCATTCTCCATATTATTTGATTCAGCTCAGGGCATTTTATCAG GGGTGTCCAGAGGATGTGGCTGGCAGCACTTGGCAGCATGGACCAATTTGGCAACTTTCTATGGTGTTGGCATGCCAATAGCGGTTCTCCTCGGTTTTAAGACGGGATTACATGCTAAG GGATTATGGATTGGTCTGATCTGTGGCCTCTTCTGCCAATCATGCAGCCTACTAGTTATTACAGTACgcacaaaatgggaaaaaataaatcTCTTTGTGGAGAATGGTAATGCCCAATCAGTGCTGGTCTAA
- the LOC122652272 gene encoding protein DETOXIFICATION 19-like, whose translation MGSIKTPLLENGGEEEIKKNGWRKVVDVEEAKQQVSFSVPMILTSVSYYCITLISVMFAGHLGDLELAASTLANSWAMVTGFALMTGLSGALETLCGQGYGAKLYKMMGIYLQSSIIITFFFSVMVSVLWFYSEPILILLHQEPQVSKVAAIYLKHLIPGLFAYGFIQCILRFLQTQTVIIPLVICSVIPLAIHVGVTYTLVVLTPLGFRGAPLAAAISLWISFLMLALYVNYADKFKHTWEGFSKESFRYILPSLKLAVPSAVMVCLEYWAFEILVLIAGLMPNSETSTSLIAMCVNTEAVTYMITYGFSAAVSTRVSNELGAGNADRAKNAIAVTLKLSIFLALTVILALVFGHNIWASSFTSSPIIKREFASMTPLLAVSILFDSAQGILSGVSRGCGWQHLAAWTNLATFYGIGTPIALLLGFKMGLYAKGLWIGLICGLSTQACSLLVITVRTKWEKINLCVENGKAKPVLV comes from the exons ATGGGTTCGATTAAAACACCGTTATTGGAGaatggtggagaagaagaaataaagaagaacggATGGAGGAAGGTGGTGGATGTGGAGGAAGCGAAGCAGCAGGTTAGCTTCTCCGTCCCAATGATCCTTACAAGCGTTTCATACTATTGCATCACCTTGATCTCCGTCATGTTCGCTGGCCATCTTGGGGACCTTGAGCTCGCTGCTTCCACCCTCGCTAACTCCTGGGCTATGGTCACCGGTTTCGCTCTCATG ACTGGTTTAAGTGGGGCACTTGAGACACTCTGTGGACAAGGTTATGGAGCAAAGCTATACAAAATGATGGGAATTTATCTACAATCTTCAATCAtaataactttcttcttctctgtgaTGGTATCTGTTTTATGGTTCTATTCAGAACCCATACTGATTTTGCTTCATCAAGAACCTCAAGTATCAAAAGTGGCTGCCATATATTTGAAGCATTTGATCCCTGGGCTGTTTGCTTATGGCTTCATACAATGCATCCTCAGGTTTCTTCAGACACAGACTGTCATTATACCACTAGTTATATGCTCAGTGATTCCATTAGCCATTCATGTCGGCGTCACATATACATTGGTTGTCCTCACACCTCTGGGATTCAGGGGAGCACCATTGGCAGCTGCCATATCACTATGGATATCATTTCTAATGTTGGCTCTCTATGTGAACTATGCCGATAAATTTAAGCATACATGGGAAGGGTTTTCAAAGGAATCATTCCGCTACATACTTCCAAGCTTGAAGTTAGCAGTTCCTTCTGCTGTTATGGTCTG CTTGGAGTACTGGGCTTTTGAAATTTTGGTGTTAATAGCAGGATTGATGCCTAATTCAGAAACCAGCACATCACTGATAGCAATGTG CGTGAATACGGAAGCTGTCACATACATGATTACTTATGGTTTCAGTGCTGCTGTTAG CACACGAGTGTCAAATGAATTGGGAGCTGGTAATGCAGATCGAGCAAAGAATGCTATCGCAGTGACCCTTAAGCTCTCTATCTTTCTGGCTCTTACAGTTATTCTAGCCTTGGTATTTGGTCACAATATATGGGCAAGCTCCTTCACCAGTAGTCCTATAATAAAGAGAGAATTTGCTTCCATGACCCCATTGCTTGCTGTCTCCATATTATTTGATTCAGCTCAGGGCATTTTATCAG GGGTGTCCAGAGGATGTGGTTGGCAGCACTTGGCAGCATGGACCAACTTGGCAACTTTCTATGGTATTGGCACGCCAATAGCACTTCTCCTGGGTTTTAAGATGGGATTATATGCTAAG GGATTGTGGATTGGTCTGATCTGTGGTCTCTCCACCCAAGCATGCAGCCTACTAGTTATTACAGTTCgcacaaaatgggaaaaaattaaTCTCTGTGTGGAGAATGGTAAAGCCAAACCAGTGCTGGTCTAA
- the LOC122652273 gene encoding protein DETOXIFICATION 18-like isoform X2 encodes MGSIKTPLLENGGEEEIKKKGWGEVVDMEEAKMQVCFAVPMILTNVSYYCITLISVMFAGHIGDLELAASTLANSWAVVTGFALMTGLSGSLETLCGQGYGARLYRMMGIYLQSSIIIAFFFSVMVSALWFYSEPILILLHQEPQVSKMAAIYMKHLIPGLFAYGFLQCILRFLQTQTVIIPLVVCSVVPLAIHVGITYTLVVLTPLGFRGAPLAATISLWISFLMLALYVNYADKFKHTWEGFLMESFHYVLPSLKLAVPSAVMVCVNTEAVIFNITYGFSAAVSTRVSNELGAGNTDRAKNSITVTFKLSIILALTVILALAFGHDIWASCFTNSSIIKREFASMTPLLAFSILFDSAQGILSGVSRGCGWQHLAAWTNLATFYGVGMPIAVLLGFKTGLHAKGLWIGLICGLFCQSCSLLVITVRTKWEKINLFVENGNAQSVLV; translated from the exons ATGGGTTCGATTAAAACACCGTTATTGGAGAATGGTGgagaagaggaaataaagaagaaaggatGGGGGGAGGTGGTGGACATGGAGGAGGCGAAGATGCAGGTTTGCTTTGCTGTTCCAATGATCCTTACAAACGTTTCTTACTATTGCATCACCTTGATCTCCGTCATGTTCGCTGGCCACATTGGCGATCTTGAGCTCGCTGCTTCCACCCTTGCTAACTCCTGGGCTGTGGTCACCGGTTTCGCTCTCATG ACTGGTCTAAGTGGGTCACTTGAGACACTCTGTGGACAAGGTTATGGTGCAAGGTTATATAGAATGATGGGAATTTATCTACAATCTTCAATCATAAtagctttcttcttctctgtgaTGGTATCTGCTTTATGGTTCTATTCAGAACCCATATTGATTTTGCTTCATCAAGAACCTCAAGTATCAAAAATGGCTGCCATATACATGAAGCACTTGATCCCAGGGCTGTTTGCTTATGGCTTCCTACAATGCATCCTCAGGTTTCTCCAGACACAGACTGTCATAATACCACTAGTTGTATGCTCAGTAGTTCCATTAGCCATCCATGTCGGCATCACATATACATTGGTTGTCCTCACACCTCTGGGATTCAGGGGAGCACCATTGGCAGCTACCATATCACTATGGATATCATTTCTAATGTTGGCTCTCTATGTGAACTATGCCGACAAATTCAAGCATACATGGGAAGGGTTTTTAATGGAATCATTCCACTATGTACTTCCAAGCTTGAAGTTAGCTGTTCCTTCTGCTGTTATGGTATG CGTGAATACGGAAGCTGTTATCTTCAACATTACTTATGGTTTCAGTGCTGCTGTTAG CACACGAGTTTCAAATGAATTGGGAGCTGGTAATACAGATCGAGCAAAGAATTCTATCACAGTGACCTTCAAGCTTTCTATCATTCTGGCTCTTACAGTTATTCTAGCCTTAGCATTTGGCCACGATATCTGGGCAAGCTGCTTCACCAATAGTTCTATAATAAAGAGAGAATTTGCTTCCATGACCCCATTGCTTGCATTCTCCATATTATTTGATTCAGCTCAGGGCATTTTATCAG GGGTGTCCAGAGGATGTGGCTGGCAGCACTTGGCAGCATGGACCAATTTGGCAACTTTCTATGGTGTTGGCATGCCAATAGCGGTTCTCCTCGGTTTTAAGACGGGATTACATGCTAAG GGATTATGGATTGGTCTGATCTGTGGCCTCTTCTGCCAATCATGCAGCCTACTAGTTATTACAGTACgcacaaaatgggaaaaaataaatcTCTTTGTGGAGAATGGTAATGCCCAATCAGTGCTGGTCTAA